From Homo sapiens chromosome 8 genomic scaffold, GRCh38.p14 alternate locus group ALT_REF_LOCI_1 HSCHR8_3_CTG1, one genomic window encodes:
- the DEFB106B gene encoding beta-defensin 106 precursor, whose translation MRTFLFLFAVLFFLTPAKNAFFDEKCNKLKGTCKNNCGKNEELIALCQKSLKCCRTIQPCGSIID comes from the exons ATGAGgactttcctctttctctttgccGTGCTCTTCTTTCTGACCCCAG CCAAGAATGCATTTTTTGATGAGAAATGCAACAAACTTAAAGGGACATGCAAGAACAATTGCGGGAAAAATGAAGAACTTATTGCTCTCTGCCAGAAGTCTCTGAAATGCTGTCGGACCATCCAGCCATGTGGGAGCATTATAGATTAA
- the DEFB105B gene encoding beta-defensin 105 precursor, producing the protein MALIRKTFYFLFAMFFILVQLPSGCQAGLDFSQPFPSGEFAVCESCKLGRGKCRKECLENEKPDGNCRLNFLCCRQRI; encoded by the exons ATGGCCCTGATCaggaagacattttattttctatttgctatGTTCTTCATTTTGGTTCAACTGCCATCAG GGTGCCAGGCAGGACTTGATTTTTCCCAACCATTTCCATCAG GTGAGTTTGCTGTCTGTGAGTCGTGCAAGCTTGGTCGGGGAAAATGCAGGAAGGAGTGCTTGGAGAATGAGAAGCCCGATGGAAATTGCAGGCTGAACTTTCTCTGCTGCAGACAGAGGATCTGA
- the DEFB107B gene encoding beta-defensin 107 precursor, whose product MPGAMKIFVFILAALILLAQIFQARTAIHRALISKRMEGHCEAECLTFEVKIGGCRAELAPFCCKNRKKH is encoded by the exons ATGCCTGGAGCCatgaaaatatttgtctttattttggcTGCTCTCATTCTTCTTGCTCAAATTTTCCAAG CCAGGACAGCAATTCATAGAGCACTAATTAGTAAGAGAATGGAAGGTCACTGTGAAGCCGAATGTCTTACCTTTGAAGTAAAGATTGGGGGCTGTAGAGCTGAATTAGCACCATTTTGctgcaaaaacagaaagaaacattaa